Proteins encoded together in one Vitis vinifera cultivar Pinot Noir 40024 chromosome 4, ASM3070453v1 window:
- the LOC100266771 gene encoding uncharacterized protein LOC100266771 isoform X3 yields MFTNKRRQEERTGRYGTPRVQYLQELVSQFQNATNEETKERIAANLANFAYDPYNYNFLRQLNVLELFLDCITEPNEKLVEFGVGGICNSCADPENAAVITNCGGIPLIIQCLSSPVRNTNVGTVLLA; encoded by the exons ATGTTTACCAATAAGAGAAGGCAGGAAGAACGTACTGGAAGATATGGAACTCCAAGGGTGCAGTACCTTCAG GAATTGGTGAGTCAATTTCAGAATGCAACTAACGAAG AAACAAAAGAGAGGATTGCTGCTAATTTGGCAAACTTTGCCTATGATCCTTACAATTACAACTTCTTGCGCCAG CTCAATGTTTTGGAACTTTTCCTAGACTGCATAACAGAACCAAATGAAAAACTTGTTGAATTTGGGGTTGGAGGGATCTGCAACTCTTGTGCTG ATCCAGAAAATGCTGCAGTTATCACTAATTGTGGTGGAATCCCTCTTATCATTCAATGCTTATCAAGCCCAGTTAGAAACACT AATGTTGGGACCGTCTTGCTGGCTTGA
- the LOC100266771 gene encoding uncharacterized protein LOC100266771 isoform X2, with the protein MFTNKRRQEERTGRYGTPRVQYLQELVSQFQNATNEETKERIAANLANFAYDPYNYNFLRQLNVLELFLDCITEPNEKLVEFGVGGICNSCAENAAVITNCGGIPLIIQCLSSPVRNTVNYGIGALYYICNESNKEEIVRPEVVDVIKKYAAAGSVSVNFSNLAKAFLDKHVSQV; encoded by the exons ATGTTTACCAATAAGAGAAGGCAGGAAGAACGTACTGGAAGATATGGAACTCCAAGGGTGCAGTACCTTCAG GAATTGGTGAGTCAATTTCAGAATGCAACTAACGAAG AAACAAAAGAGAGGATTGCTGCTAATTTGGCAAACTTTGCCTATGATCCTTACAATTACAACTTCTTGCGCCAG CTCAATGTTTTGGAACTTTTCCTAGACTGCATAACAGAACCAAATGAAAAACTTGTTGAATTTGGGGTTGGAGGGATCTGCAACTCTTGTGCTG AAAATGCTGCAGTTATCACTAATTGTGGTGGAATCCCTCTTATCATTCAATGCTTATCAAGCCCAGTTAGAAACACT GTGAATTATGGTATTGGGGCATTGTACTATATCTGTAATGAATCAAACAAAGAAGAGATTGTGAGGCCAGAAGTGGTGGATGTCATCAAGAAGTATGCTGCAGCTGGATCGGTGAGTGTAAACTTCAGTAATCTGGCCAAGGCCTTTTTAGATAAGCATGTCTCCCAAGTCTAG
- the LOC100266771 gene encoding uncharacterized protein LOC100266771 isoform X1 has translation MFTNKRRQEERTGRYGTPRVQYLQELVSQFQNATNEETKERIAANLANFAYDPYNYNFLRQLNVLELFLDCITEPNEKLVEFGVGGICNSCADPENAAVITNCGGIPLIIQCLSSPVRNTVNYGIGALYYICNESNKEEIVRPEVVDVIKKYAAAGSVSVNFSNLAKAFLDKHVSQV, from the exons ATGTTTACCAATAAGAGAAGGCAGGAAGAACGTACTGGAAGATATGGAACTCCAAGGGTGCAGTACCTTCAG GAATTGGTGAGTCAATTTCAGAATGCAACTAACGAAG AAACAAAAGAGAGGATTGCTGCTAATTTGGCAAACTTTGCCTATGATCCTTACAATTACAACTTCTTGCGCCAG CTCAATGTTTTGGAACTTTTCCTAGACTGCATAACAGAACCAAATGAAAAACTTGTTGAATTTGGGGTTGGAGGGATCTGCAACTCTTGTGCTG ATCCAGAAAATGCTGCAGTTATCACTAATTGTGGTGGAATCCCTCTTATCATTCAATGCTTATCAAGCCCAGTTAGAAACACT GTGAATTATGGTATTGGGGCATTGTACTATATCTGTAATGAATCAAACAAAGAAGAGATTGTGAGGCCAGAAGTGGTGGATGTCATCAAGAAGTATGCTGCAGCTGGATCGGTGAGTGTAAACTTCAGTAATCTGGCCAAGGCCTTTTTAGATAAGCATGTCTCCCAAGTCTAG